The sequence CACCTATTTGTCATATTTGTTCCTTACAACCATCTAAGCTATATTGCTCCAGGACCAAAAAGTCAATTTCAAAGTTCCAGCTCTGTGACTTTTTGTTGTAATAAAGTGGAGAAAATCCAAGGGaccaaagcaaaagaaaaaacaaagaaataaaacaaacaattcaGTTTTATATGGTTACTGGCTGTAACATGGTTTTGCCTGGGGAGGAATGAAGGAATTAAATTCAACTGAAGCTTGGACCTTTCCATTTTTTACCTTGGGTATAAATAGGTGCTAACACTTTTATCAGTAAAATGTATGTTTGGTCATGATTATTTACTGGGAAAAACAAGCCCCAGTGTGAAGCTagttatttaagaaaatacgtGTGGTGGAAGAAAGGCATTTTATTCTGAACTCCGTACAGTTCATTAGATATTTTAAGTACCACACAGACACCCAAAATGTGGTGGTCCTCCTACTGCCCTTCTCTGCTGTTGTGTCACTGTGGCAGTGCTGACTGAATGTTACATTAACTTGAATGAGAATTTAGTTATTTCCccctcaaaaacaaaacaaaaaaacaccattgTGGCATGGGTTGTGCACAGCTAAGTATCATGCAATAAACAGGATAAGAAAAATCTGCATACCCAGTGCATCCGTGTAccaatttaaaagtaaatttcCATCCAACAAAGACAATTAAAAAGTCAGCACTGTGTTTCTTACGAATTCTTGTCCGCACTTCAAGTTAATTAGTTAAAATACACAAGCATACCAATCCCCCATCCCCTAAAACACTTGAGGCATCTATGCGAGTTCTCCCAATCCAACAGCTTGCATGCCTATTGTAAATGGTCAAGATAAATTCAATTTACAGTCTGATGGTAAAAGAGTAGGGCTATTTTCTGCTCTTCTTTAGAAATGCAGACGGCAATTAACTATGAAAACACAGCCGTAAAGCTTCTGCAGTCTGATTTTGAAGATCCCTGGCCTGGTTCTAAGCAGATACATGCAACTGCTTAAATTTGTTAATATGTGGCATTCACAAAGTAAGATTTCCTCGTTAAAAATCAACATTGAAAAAACTCAAAACACTAGGTCAGAAAGATTCTTAGTAGGTAAACCAATGATTTTTCAATAATGACTAACCAATGAGACATAATCTGCAATGCAAGTTTAAAATCAGGAATATATTAAGAagttgtagctgctgttacagCTGCAACAGTTGACCGTAAAGTGAATCCTAAAAACGGTTGGAGGAAACCCATGAAGATTCTCAAAATGGATGGTCTGTGGTTTTCCCTTCGGAAACCTCAGTGAAATAATGATTATCCTTTTTCAATCTTTGCATTTTACAGTACATATTATAACCAAATGCAGTGATTCAGAGCGGTGTATTACGACTTTCAAAGAAGGCACATGATTGGTTTTCTATCaattattaatatagattataaaTGGTAGGTCCATGCTACTACTTTTGCAGCTCCATTGTTATGGGGAGGAATGATAAAGATCTTACTGGTTTAAAGTGGAAAAGTTACATTTCTTCAAAGACCACAGCACCAAAAACCTGAACAGAAATGCCTGGATTAATCATCCAAAAAaggaatattaatattttaagaaatgtgttAACAGGCCCTACTGATAAAGCTTTATTTCATGATTCCACTTAATACATGTCTCTAACAGCTGAAGATGAGTATTCATGACAACACTGAGGAAAACGGACAGATGAGCTGCAGCGAAGACAGCTTTCCATAATACTCaagtaataattacaacaagttATGTTAAAGCTTTATAAATAGAACCTGATTTTTGGTCCCGATACCTTGAAAAAGTGAATACAAGGCACTGTCAGACTTTGTCCAAAAATGAATTGATCAGAAACAGTGGCCCCGGTCTTACTCCAGTCCTAAGTaaagattatttttaaacagataaaaaaacaaaacaattaaaaaacaagaaaaaaaaaatccattcacAGAAGTCAAACCTGTATTTAGTGTTTGTTAAATTATCTTGTGGTTTATCTTACAATTTGGTGTTGTTTTTAAACcttttgaaaaatattaaaaaaaaaaaaaatagctttgAAAATAAGCTCAGTTTGTTTCAGgatcaagaagaagaaaaaaacaaacaaacgaggGAAAGGATGCTGCAAGAGTCCCAGGAGATTCCCTGAGCAGCAAAGGTTGAGGAACGAGGCGACGGGGTATTATAGTGTGATCACCGTGCCGTCCTCCTCCACACCTCCCCTGGGCAGCGCCAGGCTGTGCCGGGGGTCCGTTCGCAAGGTGTTAAGGATTTTGTGGAGGCTGCCGTTGCTCTCTCTGATGATGGGGGTGCTGCTGTGGTGGTGCTGGAGATTGAGGTCCCTGTGCAGCTTGTAACTCAGGTTGTGGTTCCCCGCTCCGTTAAGGCTTGGCTGGGAGTGGAAGGAGGCTGTGGAGATGACCGAGGGGGGCCGGGGAGGGCTAGGTgggggtggcggcgggggagcAGGGGGCATGGCCTGGGGCTGGGCTCGGGAGGCGGTGGAGGAGGTGGAGCGGCGGGACGGGCGTTTCAGGTTGCTCTCGATCACAATGTCAGACTCCTCGTCGCTCTCCAGGTCGTCGGGGGGGAAGCTGTGCCCGGCGATGGGGGGCGGCATCCCCGCGAATCCGGCGGAGCTGCCGCTGTCCGTGGACTGGCCAGAGCTGCCCGAGATGCGGCTGCTGCGCACGATGTTGTTGCGCTGGTTGACCGGCTTGACGGTGATGATGAGGTTGTGGCTGTTGGCGATCATCATGTCGGTCACCTGGTCCAGGGTCTTGCCTGTCACCTCGATGCCGTTCACCTCCAGCACCTCGTCATTTACTGCCAGCAAGCCCGTGCTCTCCGCTAGGCCGCCGGGCACCATGCGGGAAATGAAGATCCCTGGCACTTTCTCCAGGCCGTGGGGGGTAACGCGCACGCTGGTGCCGTCTCGGATGTAGAAGCCCAGGGGCTTGTCGGAGCCGTGGCGGTACAGCCGGACCCGGCGATGCGATTCTGGCAGGATGTCCACGTCGATGATGGAGGACACGGGGCGGAAGTCCTGAGGCATGCCTATCCGGATGTGCGGCCGCTTGCGGTTGACGTCGTTGCGCAGGGTAACGACCGCCTTCTTCTTCCGGGTCAGCGTGTTGGTTCCGAAGCTGCTGTAGTCGACCTCCTCTGCAAAACAAGTGACAAAAAAATACTTAGGGTCTGTTCTGTTTAAAGAAATGCCATCCAGGGAGTTAAATACTTGATTCCATTTTGGAACCCTTTCAGTCCCTGGACGCCATTTACATATCAAGTTGCTATATCACTTTCAGCTGTATAGTTTTTCAGTCCACCTGTTTTGTACAGCTGCACAAGATGACAAAAATGTTCAACTAACAGTTCCTTTTAACCCTGTtttgagagggggaaaaaaagaccaATTTGATGAAACCGCTGTCTTACAGACTTACAAGAGTTATAATGTTAAAGATGCCAAAACTTAAACAAAATCGCTTCAGGGTGGTGCATAATTAATTTCAGCATGATTTATATAATGTCTGCACTAGaagaatattgttttttttggctATGAAACTTGAAAACTCTGCTTGAAATGCAAGCCAAGAAACAATGAACTGAATTCAGAATTGACAAACAAATGCTACAGAACTCATGGGAGagcagaacaaaaataaaggGTGAGAGAAGGTACAGGCCATGTGTAGCATGCCATCTATTACAAACTGAAATGTACAAGATTCAGACTTTAGTAACTGTTGATAGTGTCATCTACCCATTCAGACAacagaggggggagggggtatTTTCACAGGGAACAGCTCATTCTGCTGAATGGTTTGTAAAAGACAATTTTAAGCAATAGGCAGTAGTCTCTGTATCCTATTAAAAACACACCAGTATTATTCACATACTTATATTCCCAAAACATGCAGTTTAAAGATGGGAACTATAGTGGGGGGGGGACTAAAAACAACTAAAGCAGTCTCTTCTGAAAGTTATTAACAAAATTGTCAATTATAGTTGTTCAGAAATTAGGCCACAAAAGCATCCCTCCTAGTTGCTTAGACAGCTGCTTTCTATAGCCCTGCCTGCCAGGCGAAATACCAGCACCCAGCCAGATAAGATTATATAAACAAGCACATTCCAGTGACTAGCAGCAGACTGGCAAGCTTGCTGGGCCTGGGAGCTTGGCCGGGGTACCTGCCAGTGTGTGCGTGCTCTCCCCTCCGGGAAGCAGAGCAGCCGCAGCAGTAGCGGACAGCTCTGGAAGAGACTTCAAAGGGGGAAATGATTTCCACAAGGGAGTGCAGCACTTCAGACAGCTTGGGAAACCCGCCAGAGGCTTATTAAATCAGGAAACGCTGGTCCCAAATGGGGGGGCCCGTCAGTTGCGCGGAAAGGTGCTTTTGCAGAGCCGGCACCCTGCTGCAGCCCCCAGCGTGAATTTGGAGCCGCTCAAGAGAAAATGGGTTTCAAGCCACCACAGCTATGCCgcacatttaaaatatgcagACAAACAGCGCGGTCCTGGGAGGAGTCGAAGCGGGTATCGGCATTTTTCCAGCGCTGGACTGGGCTTTGCAGGTGTTGCTGAGTCAAAGAGCACAAATTTTTCTACCTACCCTGGTCAATGGGTCACCAAAGGCAGTGGGGAAGGTGGTTTGAACAGCACAACACTTAAGTCCCAGGCTTATCAATATCTTTTTAAATTACTTGATATGCTTCTATATGCATATGCTGCATACagatatatacatttgtgaaaAGCAAGGCAAATcgttaaattgttttttttgtcacaCTCTCTACCGAGTTTATTCCACTCTATGATTCTGTCCGTCTCCAGGACTGTTTTAATGTTTAGAACAAGACACATCCCTCAAAACGCACTTCCAAACAATCTTACGCACGATAGTCTGTGTTCGCATTGCAACAGTCAGGATTTCAGAGCTCTGATGCATCACCACACTTTGAAACAGGAGAATAAACTGCTCCACACAGCAAATGTAATTGGACAAATTCAGTagtagagattaaaaaaaattttGTGGCTTGAATAAacacacattcatttattttttgccaTTGGTGGTCTGGtcctatttaaatatttattttagtcaaTGTTACACCCAGAGGAAATGTCCTTGGGAATTGCTAGAGCCTCCCCCGACACAAAGCTCTGCTGTGAGGACAGTCTAACTGTGCACTGAGTTTAGAGACCAAACACCAAGAAGTATACAAAACCATAgctgtttttattcaaatatttactTCCTAGCTTTAGGTGAGAAAGACCAACCTACTAGGCATTACATGatcacatttatttatgatAATTGCAGTTCACAGAAGTAGCAAAgattgcacacacacattcatttgcAATGAACAAGTACATTTCTAACTATAACCTTAATACCTTTATCAATACTGCCACAAAAAAAATGGTGTCCCCATCTGACTTAAAAggaatgaaataataatttagcAGTAGAAACTATTTCCCAATTCTGCACTTAACCTTCTAAACCTGTTAGGGCAACACCAATATCACAAGATGGACTTAAACCATTCAGAGTAACATGCCACAAATATTTGTTCAGAAACACAACTTTGGTAAGTAGGTGCTTTCCTGTATTGCCTGACAAAGAAAAGGCTGTTGAAGCTGGAAGCAAATCAGTTACTATTTGAACACTTAAGAACTCATTTTAAACAATAAGTTAGAAAACACCTGAATTACATCAAAGTCAGCCACCACAGTTATTCTTAGTTAAAGCCATGGCAGCATGATTATTTTGATTGAATCCAGACACAGGAGTCTTATTTTTGCACTGGAATTTATGCCACAAGTGCAAGTACTTGATGAGAAACACATTTGAAGTTTCCTTTTCATTAGAGTTGTGCTCTGCGCTTTCAAAACTTTCAGAGCCCCAAATAGTATACACAGGAACTGTCGGTCTCAATTGTACTTCTATTCTTGTAATGATTAGTAACATTTGTGAGATGATAATTACGATGTTATAAGTTGTACACCATTACATTTCATCTGATGAACTTTCACACTTTATGAGACTAAATCCACTTTGGTCCTTACACATTCCTATAAACAGCCAAATTcctgttatttttttccaaacctTACAGAGAGGCTAACAAGGAATCCCATTTGCTCTTTATCGTCTACgccagaacttttttttttttttttttccaaatgccTCCTTGTATCTGCAGTTCATATAATAGCTTAATAACTCCTGACAGAATAATCCTTGAACTACCTAGGCAGAGCGGGA is a genomic window of Amia ocellicauda isolate fAmiCal2 chromosome 10, fAmiCal2.hap1, whole genome shotgun sequence containing:
- the LOC136760460 gene encoding partitioning defective 6 homolog gamma → MNRSFNKSQSLRYLDCTAVEVKSKYGAEFRRFSVDRFKPGKFEEFYKLILHIHRITNMEVMLGYADVHGDLLPINNDDNFCKAVSTANPLLRVFIQRQEEVDYSSFGTNTLTRKKKAVVTLRNDVNRKRPHIRIGMPQDFRPVSSIIDVDILPESHRRVRLYRHGSDKPLGFYIRDGTSVRVTPHGLEKVPGIFISRMVPGGLAESTGLLAVNDEVLEVNGIEVTGKTLDQVTDMMIANSHNLIITVKPVNQRNNIVRSSRISGSSGQSTDSGSSAGFAGMPPPIAGHSFPPDDLESDEESDIVIESNLKRPSRRSTSSTASRAQPQAMPPAPPPPPPPSPPRPPSVISTASFHSQPSLNGAGNHNLSYKLHRDLNLQHHHSSTPIIRESNGSLHKILNTLRTDPRHSLALPRGGVEEDGTVITL